CTTACCGATCGGGGCCGTTGACTGAAGCAGGTTCGAAATCGCAAATCTTCCCAGGCACACGATGTACTCTGGCTGGACGATTTCTAACTGTCTCTCAAAGTAGGGACGGCAGTTCTCGTTTTCTTCAGTGGTGGGATTCCGATTCCCAGGCGGACGACATTTGAGCGTGTTGAGGATGTACACGTCCTCTCGCTGGAATGTGCATGCCTCGATGATCTGCGTCAGCAATTTACCTGCTCGCCCCACGAATGGTTCACCCAGACGATCCTCGTCCGCTCCGGGAGCTTCGCCGAAAAATGCGATCCGGGCTTTCGGGCTTCCCACGCCAAAGACCGTCTGCGTGCGCGTTTTCGCCAATTCTGCGCAAAGCGTACATCCTGCCACGGTTGCTCGAAGCTGATCGAGTTCTTCCTGCCGCTTCGCCGCCGAAAGCTTGGCATACGCCGCTGGCCATGGCTCGTCGGAAGAACTCGGAAGCACCGGCATCGCAGCAGGTTTGACCGCGGGTTTTGCCGCGGAAATAGTCTCCGTCTTCTTCGGCTTGGGCATCTCGCTGACTCCTTGCGTTACAGGCATTTCCGGTTCGTTTGGGGGTGATGCGACGGGCGTGCTGGGTAGCTCAAGTGCCGCTTGCCTGGCAAGAAACTGCACACCGGACGAGCGCCAGGCCTGGGCCTGTTGAAGAAGAACTCGGCGAATTTCAGGCTCGTCCATGCCGGATGCTGCGGAGTTGGATTTGTCGCTGGGTACTGAGAATTCACGCAGGAATGGGAACGCTAAGAAGTTTTCCCTTACTCAGGCGAGACCTAGCACGTAAAATGAAGTTAATCCATATTAGGGTAAGTAATTCATGCTTTCCTGTCATCCATACTCGCACCCCTGATTGAATTCTGCCCCTATGGCGGTACCCCAAGTAGTTATCATCGGTCGCCCGAACGTCGGTAAATCCAGCATCTTTAACTGGCTTGCCGGGCGACGGCTGGCCATTGTCGACGACGTCGCAGGCGTCACCCGAGACCGTATGGTCCATCTCCAGAAGTGGAACGAACGCTTCTTCGAGATCGTTGATACCGGCGGTATTGGCGTGAATGACGTCGATAATCTTACCGACGAAATCGAACGCCAGATCCAAATCGCCATCGACTCGGCCGATGTCATCCTGTTCGTCGTCGATGTTCGCAGCGGCATGCTTCCGTTGGATCAAAAAGTCGCACAGCGTCTACGAAAGATCGACAAACCGGTCGTGCTGGTCGCCAACAAAGCTGACGCACCGCACATGGATGTCGAAGCCGACCAGTTCTATCGGCTCGGTCGCGGCAAACTGGTTGCCGTCAGCACCCTGCAAAATCGCAACAAGACCGACCTGCTCGATGTGATCGCCGATCGCCTGCCGGACACGGAAGCTTCGCAAGATTCCGAAGGCGAGCATGAAATGAAGGTCGCCATCGTCGGTCGACGAAATGTCGGCAAGAGCACCTTCGTCAATACGCTTGCCCAGGCCGAACGCATGATCGTCAGCGAAGTTGCCGGTACGACCCGAGACAGCGTCGACGTTCGCTTCGAGATGGACGGTAAGTCGTTCGTCGCGATCGATACGCCTGGCCTCCGTCGCCGGGTGAGCGTAAAGACCGACATAGACTACTACAGCACCCACCGTGCCGAGCGCAGCATCCGCCATGCCGACATGACGCTGATGTTCTTCGACGCCTCGCAGCAGATCAGCAAGGTCGACAAGCAACTGGTCCGCTATATCAGCGACGAGTTCAAGCCGTGCATCTTCGTGGTCAATAAGTGGGACCTGTACAACACCCAGATGCCAACCGAGCGTTGGGCGACGTACCTGCACGAGACGTTCCCCATGATGTCGCACGTGCCGATTGCATTTATCACCGGCAAAACGGGCAAGAACGTCAAAACGCTGCTTAATCACGCCCAGATGCTGTACAAGCAATCGCTGTCACGCATCAGCACCGGCGAACTGAACCGGATCTTGAAAGAGATTGTGGCCCACCATCCGCCACCACTGCATAAAAATCGTAAGCCGAAGATCTACTACGCCACGCAAGTTGGGGTGCAACCTCCAACCTTCGTGCTGATGGTGAATATGCCCAAGGCATTTTCGCAGAGCTATCAGCGATACTTGATCTCTTCGTTCCGCGATGCGGTCCCCTTCCCGGAAGTCCCAATCAAGCTTTACCTGAAGAAGCGTGAGTCCGCAGACGAACGGGACGATTTCGGTAAAGTCGGCAAGGCAGACGACGACTCCGAGCATTCCGATGAATTCCTGCCGGAAATCGACGAAGCGGGCGACAGCTCGATTGTCGAACAGTACGACGACGCCAACGAAGAAGCCTGACCCGCTGCGGGGCAAATCGCTTCTTTTAGTTAGGAAACCTTGGCGAGATTTCTCGTAATTTCGTACGTGGAGTGCCATGTCCACATCTGCGTGGACATGTTTCAATAGCGAGTGCCCCTCTTATCCATTTGCGCATCGCACACCGCCTGTTGAAACACACGTAGGGACAACCAGATGATCGTTGGCATTCCCAAGGAAATTAAAAAAGACGAGTACCGCATCGCCATTTTGCCGGTCGGTGCCGAGGAACTGGTTCGCGCCGGGCATACCGTCATCATCGAGAAAGACGCCGGGATTGGCTCAGGCTTAACCAACGAGCAATACCTGGAAGCAGGCGCTCAGCTGGTCGACTCGCCTGCGGCAGTCTTCGCCCAGGCTGATATGATCCTCAAGGTCAAAGAGCCTCAGCCAGAAGAGTTCCCGCTGATCCGACCCGGCCAGATCGTCTTCACCTACTTCCACTTCGCCGCCAGTCGCGAGTTGACGCAAGGAATGATCGATTCCGGTTCGATCTGCCTGGCCTACGAAACACTTCGTGATCGCCGCGGTACCCTGCCACTACTCACCCCCATGAGCGAAGTCGCCGGGCGGATGAGCATCCAGGAAGGGGCTAAGTACCTGGAAAAACCGCAGATGGGTCAAGGTATCCTCCTGGGCGGTGTGCCAGGCGTTGCCCCGGCACATATCACGATCCTCGGTGGTGGTATCGTGGGGGCGAACGCCGCCAAGATCGCCGCTGGCTTCAACGCCGACGTCAACATTCTCGATATCAACATGGACCGTTTGCGTTACCTCGATGACGTGATGCCCCCGAATGTCAACGTGCTGTTCAGCGATCGTCACGTGATTCGCCACCAACTGCAACTGGCCGACCTGGTGATTGGGGCCGTGTTGATTCCTGGGGCGAAAGCCCCCATGCTGGTATCACGTGAAGACCTCAAGCACATGAAGCCTGGCAGCGTGATCATCGACGTCGCCGTCGACCAAGGTGGCTGCATCGAAACCTCGAAACCAACTTCCCACAGCGATCCCACCTACCTGGTCGACGACGTGCTACACTACTGCGTCGCCAACATGCCAGGTGCCGTGGGACGCACCAGCACATTCGCCTTGTGCAACGTCACCCTCCCCTGGGCACTTCGCCTGGCGAACGAGGGAATCGAGAAGTCGCTGGCCGCCTCGCCAGAGCTTCTTACCGCCCTGAATATCCACTCCGGCAAAGTTACCAACCAGGCAGTTGCCGGTACCTTCGATCTCCCCTACCACCCCCTGACTGTTTAGACATGAGCACTTCCTCACCTCAAACGACTGCCCCCGATCCGATTCGTTTTGTCGGGGAAGCGGACGGCCATCTCGTTCTGATCGATCAAACCAAGTTGCCGGTCGACCTGGTTCACGTCGAATGCCGCGATGTCGAAACCGTGTGGGAAGCCATCAAGATGCTGCGAGTCCGGGGAGCACCGGCCATTGGCATCGCTGCCGGGTACGGGGTGATCGTCGGACTACAAACGGCCACCGAAGCGTCGCCGGAAGAGTTCGAGGCCCGCTTCCACGAAGTGGTCGAATACCTGGCAGGCAGCCGCCCTACCGCGGTCAACTTGTTCTGGGCCCTCGATCGCTTGAAGGCCACCTACGCCGCCGAGAAAGCCGCAGGCAAATCCCCCGCCGAGATCCATCAGGCTCTGCTGGCCGAAGCACGCTTCATCCATGAAGACGATCGCCAGGTCTGCCGCGCCATCGGTCGCCATGGCTCCGAGCTCATCCAGTCCGGCAACGGGATCCTCACCCACTGTAACGCTGGCGGCCTGGCCACGGCCGACTACGGCACGGCCCTGGCAGTCATGTTTACCTGCCACGATCAAGGAAAGGCCATCCACGTCTACGTCGACGAAACACGACCGCTACTGCAAGGCTCGCGTCTCACCGCGTGGGAACTGGTACAGCGTGAAATTCCCGCCACGCTCATCTGCGACAACATGGCCGCCCAGGTTATGAAAGAAGGACGCGTAAACGCCGTGATCACCGGCGCGGATCGCATCGCCGCCAACGGGGATTCGGCCAACAAGATCGGCACGTACGGCGTGGCCCTGCTGGCCAAAGCCCACGGCATTCCGTTCTACATCGCCGCACCGATCAGCACGTTCGATCTCACGCTTCCCAATGGCGATGGCATCCCCATCGAACAGCGCGACGCCGTTGAGATCATCCACGGCATGGGCAAGCAGACGGCCCCGGAAAACGTCCAGGTCTACAACCCAGCGTTCGACGTGACCCCAGCCGAACTGATCGCCGGGATCATCACTGAGAAAGGGGTCATCTCACCGGTAACCCCAGAGAACATCGCCCAAACGATTGGCGGTTATCACCCTTCCGGACCCCCTCTCCCTTAGAAGGGAGAGGGTTAGGTTGAGGGATCTATTCTCGGCATCCGAGCTGCTCACGTCGCGGCTTAGGAAACCGTTCACCGTTGATGTAGCAAATCCCGGCACGGAAGAACATTTCACCAAACCACCAGTTCTCGTCCGTGCCTTCCGCAGGCGGAAACTCGCAGGAGGTGTGATAGGTCCACACACCATTGGGATCATATTTCTGAAGGGTCTCTATTACAGTACGGACGTATTCTTCGCTGAGAATCGTATCATTGTAGATCCCGCCGCACACGTGATAACAATCGTCGAAGTCACTGCCGACTCCGAAGTCTTCTCCTACTTGCCATCTGCTTCCTAGAGCCGACTCAATTCCCTCTTGAATTCGAGATATTTCATCTTGAAATCTCTCCTCGTCGTCATCGGTCGGCAGGTCAATCTTTTCAAATGCTTTGTGATATTCGACCGTAAAGTCATCATTCGGCAAGACAACGAATTTCATGAATGATTGCCCGCTCGGCCCTAGTCAAGAAAGGCTGAGTGCCCACACTTAACTGGAAGTCGCGGGCACTCATTTTTAAACGTAAAACCTCTGCTAGATGTCGTAATACAAGCAGAACTCATAAGGATGCGGACGCAGACGAATCGCGTCGGCTTCGTTCTTTCGCTTGTACTCGATCCACGTTTCGATCACGTCCTTGGTGAAGACGTCGCCGCGCAATAGGAACTCGTGATCGGCTGCCAGGGCGTCCAAGGCCTCGTCGAGCGAGCCTGGTGTCTTCGGCACGGCGGCCGCTTCTTCGGGTGGCAAGTCGTAGATGTCCTTGTCCAGTGGCTGACCGGGATCGATCTTATTCTGAATCCCGTCGATCGCGGCCATGGTAATCGCGGCGAACGCCAGGTAGGGATTACAGGTCGGATCAGGGCAACGGAATTCAACCCGCTTGGCCTTCGGGCTGGGGCTGTACATCGGAATACGGCAAGATGCCGAGCGATTCCGCTGCGAGTATGCCAGGTTCACAGGGGCTTCGTAGCCTGGGACCAGTCGCTTGTAGCTGTTGGTTGTGGGGTTAGTGAACGCCAGCACCGCCGGAGCATGTTTCAGCAAACCACCAATCGCGTACAAAGCCGTCTCGCTAAGGCCTGCGTAGCCGCTGCCTGCGAACAGCGGTTCGTTATCTTTCCAGAACGAGAAGTGTGTATGCATGCCGGAACCGTTGTCGCTGAAGACCGGTTTAGGCATGAAGGTCGCCGTTCGGTTGTTTCGCTTAGCGACGTTCTTGATCACGTATTTGTAAATCAACAAATCGTCCGCCATCTTCACCATTTCATTGAACCGCATGTCGATTTCGCACTGACCGGCGGTCGAAACTTCGTGGTGCTGCGCTTCGACGTTCAAGCCACATTCGATCATGGTCTGCATCATTTCGTTACGCAGATCCATCAGCGAATCAGCAGGCGGCACCGGGAAGTAACCTTCCTTGTGACGCAACTTGTAACCGAGGTTCGGCCCTTCGTCGCGGCCGCGGTTCCACTCCCCTTCCACGCTATCGATGTAGTAGAAACCGTGCTGAGGGCGTTGGTCGAAGCGGACGTCATCGAAGACGAAGAACTCGGCTTCCGGGCCGATGAAACACGTATCGGCGATGCCAGTGCTCTTCAGGTAGTTGGCAGCTTTACGGCAGACGTTTCGCGGGTCGCGGGAATAGTCTTCGCGCGTGATTGGGTCTTGAATATTGCAAATCAAAACCAGTGTCGGCAGTTGCGTGAACGGATCGACGAAGGCCGTATCCGGCTGCGGCACCACCAGCATGTCGCTCTCGTTGATTGCCTGCCAGCCGCGGATGCTGGAGCCATCGAAACCGAGGCCATCTTCAAACGTATCTTCGCTGAGGTGGTTCACCGGAATGGTGAAATGCTGCCACAAACCGGGGAAATCCATGAAGCGGAAATCGACCGCTTTCACGTCATTCTCACGGCACAGGGCTAAGACTTCTTTGGGCGTCATGCTTGGGGCTCCCTTTTAAATCGATGGTGACGCTGGGCGGTCAAAACGGGAACCGAGACACCAGTTACCACCTATCCGAGCTAAGTGGCGTCACGATTCCTGCAGGCAACCTCAATATGGCGATTTCACTGCCGCGATTCAATTAGACCGGAAGATTTTCTTCCGGCGGCTGGCCTGCCAGTGCTTGCGGTTCTTCGCGGGAAAAACGATTCATCAGGGCAAGAAAACACGGGAGCATGATCGTGCGGACGACGAACGTATCGAGCAATACACCCACTGTCAGGGCAAATCCAATTTCGATCACCCCCAGCAAGGTTCCCATGCACATCGATGCAAACGTACCGGCCATCACCAGGCCGCAACTGGTAATGATTCCCCCGGTCGTCACCATGCCACGCAGCAGACCCTCACGCTGCCCTAACTTCTTCTGTTCTTCAAACACGCGAGTCGCCAGGTAAACGTTGTAATCCTGGCCGATAGCCGCCAGGATTACGAACAGAAACAACGGTACCTTCCAGTCGAGTGCTTGATACGTGTCGGCGTAGACTGTCCGGAAAAAGAGCTCTGTGATTCCCAGCGTCACGTAGTAGCTGAACAGCACCGAGAGAATCATGTACGCGCATGTCATCGGCCGCCGCAAAATCACCAGCAGCACGAAGAACACCGCCACGATCACCCCCAGCTCGATCCGCTTTTGATCCTGCGTGGTGACCTTCATCAGATCGCGAATCGACGGCGTTGTCCCTTGGATATAGATCTTCGTTTCGTTCCACGGGGGTGGAAGCAAGGCGATTTTTTCGTGAAGGTTAGCTTCGATGTTGTCCATCAGTTTGATCGCATCGTTCGAGAATGGATTGCGATCGGTCAGCACGCGAAATAACGTAATCTTGCCGCTCAGTGCCGGGTCTTGCGCCAGGAAAAACTCCTTTGTTCGGCGATGCTTTCTCAATGTCCACTTATTCAAACCGCGCGAGGAGACCGAGAAATTTGCTGGGCGATCGCCCAGCGGCTGCTCAATGGTAAAGACGCGTTCGACCTTGGAATCGGTCTCGAAAATGGTCTCGGCCAACTGGTTGGTGATGGACTGCCCTTCCGTTTCCGTAAACTGGCCCGCAGAGTTCATCGCCATAATCGTCAGCGGACCGCTTTCGCCCAAGGGAAAATAATCGCGTATCCGTAAGGCGGTCTGCTTTGCCATGCGGTCGTCATCGAGATCACCGAACAAGTCGTACGAGACCTCCACCGCCCTGCCGGTCGTAATTCGCTTGTAAAGACTGGGAAACCCGACGATCCCCAGCAGCAACACCACGACGGTCAACGTAAGACCAGGTCGAGAGCAAACCAATTGAGAAATACGATCCCACCAGCCAGCCGATACAGGGCGGCTTTTCTCGACGAAGGCCTGCGTGTCTCCCCACGGCCAGAACATGATCTGCCCCATGAAACGCATGATCGCCGGAGCCAGGGTCAAACAGGTCAGCAGCGTGATCAACAGACACAGCCCAATCGCCGGTCCGCTATTGCGGTACTTCTCGAAGTCGGCGAAAAACATCATCCCCAGGCCGACCACGGTTGTCATCGCGCTGGCCGTCAGGGCCTCCCCTACCCCGGCCAAGGCCCTTGCAATTGCCGAGTCGTGATCGCGGCAGTTAGCCAGTTCCTCCCGGTAACGTCCGATCAAAAACAGGCAGAAGTCGGTCCCTGCCCCAAACAAGATCACGACGATAAAGATACGCGACGTCTTGAAGACCTTGAAATCAAACCATTCCATCCCTGGCAACAGATGCACCTGGGTTAGCAGCGCAACCAGCCAGGACGAAATAATGAACGACACCGCAATCGAAAGCAGCGGCACCGTCAACAGCATCGGCGTGCGATAGATCAACAGCAGGATGATGATCACCAACAAAATCGTGTAAAGCTCGGTATTGGCGATACTTTCTTTCGCCGCCATGAGCATTTCACCACCAATCGCCGCGTTACCGGTCACGCCGATATCTAGATGTGTGAGCCCTGCTTCCTGGGCCCGCGTGCGCCACGTTTCGACGTACTGGGTCGCCTCTTGCAGAACGCGAATGTTGTCGGTCGCCATGAACTCGTTCCGCGACTCGACGACAATCAACACGGCGTGGCCGTTCTTGCTGGTCAGCATGCCTCCGCGGATCTCCGTGTGCCGCGTGAGAACGTCAAACTGATTCCAGTTGAACACACTTTCTGGAACCAGACCCAATGTTTCGTCTTTCAGCTCCGGATGGATGAACGTGGCCTGATATTGGTACTGCTGCGCCTCGTCGACATCGCCAACCTGTTGGTTCGCATAGGCCATGTTCCACAGCGGCTGCCAATTCTTGCGGTCCAACAGAGCCGACTCGTCCCATGCATCTATGGCATACTGCACCTGCGGCGGCAGCTTGCCATCTGGCTGTTTTTGCTGGTTCGTTTCGTCAGATATTGCTTCCCGATATAGCATCACCCCTTGGGCGTTTTGCAGCGGCGAGGCCATATTATCCGCGAGCCGCAGGTCATCCTCGGTCAGCGGCTGATCCTTCCGGCTGATGGCGAACACCAGTTGGCTTTTGGCTTGTCGATGGGGAAAGGCTTCACGAAAGAGTCGTTCGGCCTCGACGCTGGGCATCCCGGCCGGTAAGAAGGCCAGGTCTCCGTCCAGCGTCACGTCATTCCAGTGCGGCGGCAGAAGAGCCGCTACGAGAGTTAAGACCGTCCAAAAGCAAAGGATGGCTACGGGATAGCGAACAACGAACTTCCCTAGCTTTTGGAAAAACAAGATGCGAGGCCTTCGCCACGAGTCATACGAGCAGAGTGCTGAGCCACATTCTGCGTGGCTTACCCAACCCAATTAATCGTAGCGGCCAGCTTAGACGTCGCCAACCAGACACTGCCACCCCACGGGTGGCAGTCATTTCAGCGCCAATCGCGTTAGCGTTGGTCTTGAACGCGAGTCGACAACCCAGGCACACCCAACAGTTGCCGGGCAGCAACCAGGCCAGCATCCACCACAGGATCGGCTTGCGAAGTGGCCTGCTCGACGGCAGCTTTCACTTCGGAAAGATCAGGCTTGCCAGCGACGCGAACGTTAACGTCCGGAGTCACACCGTTGCGGCTGATTGCACGGCCACTGGGGGAGAAGAACTTAGCCGTGGTCAGGCGAAGCCCCGTTCCGGCGGTTGCCAGCGGGAAGATCCCCTGCACCGAGCCTTTGCCGTAGCTACGCTGTCCGACAACCGTTCCGCGGCGATGATCGCGAATCGCACCGGCGAAGATTTCGCTGGCACTAGCCGAGTTCGCATCGATCAGCACGACCAGCGGCACTCGCCAGGTACCTGGCATGTGGGCGGTGTAAT
This genomic stretch from Blastopirellula marina harbors:
- a CDS encoding uracil-DNA glycosylase family protein; the protein is MDEPEIRRVLLQQAQAWRSSGVQFLARQAALELPSTPVASPPNEPEMPVTQGVSEMPKPKKTETISAAKPAVKPAAMPVLPSSSDEPWPAAYAKLSAAKRQEELDQLRATVAGCTLCAELAKTRTQTVFGVGSPKARIAFFGEAPGADEDRLGEPFVGRAGKLLTQIIEACTFQREDVYILNTLKCRPPGNRNPTTEENENCRPYFERQLEIVQPEYIVCLGRFAISNLLQSTAPIGKLRGQFHPYRGSKVVVTYHPAYLLRNPSAKKDVWEDMKMMLKDMGVAIPKPAK
- the der gene encoding ribosome biogenesis GTPase Der → MAVPQVVIIGRPNVGKSSIFNWLAGRRLAIVDDVAGVTRDRMVHLQKWNERFFEIVDTGGIGVNDVDNLTDEIERQIQIAIDSADVILFVVDVRSGMLPLDQKVAQRLRKIDKPVVLVANKADAPHMDVEADQFYRLGRGKLVAVSTLQNRNKTDLLDVIADRLPDTEASQDSEGEHEMKVAIVGRRNVGKSTFVNTLAQAERMIVSEVAGTTRDSVDVRFEMDGKSFVAIDTPGLRRRVSVKTDIDYYSTHRAERSIRHADMTLMFFDASQQISKVDKQLVRYISDEFKPCIFVVNKWDLYNTQMPTERWATYLHETFPMMSHVPIAFITGKTGKNVKTLLNHAQMLYKQSLSRISTGELNRILKEIVAHHPPPLHKNRKPKIYYATQVGVQPPTFVLMVNMPKAFSQSYQRYLISSFRDAVPFPEVPIKLYLKKRESADERDDFGKVGKADDDSEHSDEFLPEIDEAGDSSIVEQYDDANEEA
- the ald gene encoding alanine dehydrogenase — encoded protein: MIVGIPKEIKKDEYRIAILPVGAEELVRAGHTVIIEKDAGIGSGLTNEQYLEAGAQLVDSPAAVFAQADMILKVKEPQPEEFPLIRPGQIVFTYFHFAASRELTQGMIDSGSICLAYETLRDRRGTLPLLTPMSEVAGRMSIQEGAKYLEKPQMGQGILLGGVPGVAPAHITILGGGIVGANAAKIAAGFNADVNILDINMDRLRYLDDVMPPNVNVLFSDRHVIRHQLQLADLVIGAVLIPGAKAPMLVSREDLKHMKPGSVIIDVAVDQGGCIETSKPTSHSDPTYLVDDVLHYCVANMPGAVGRTSTFALCNVTLPWALRLANEGIEKSLAASPELLTALNIHSGKVTNQAVAGTFDLPYHPLTV
- the mtnA gene encoding S-methyl-5-thioribose-1-phosphate isomerase, producing the protein MSTSSPQTTAPDPIRFVGEADGHLVLIDQTKLPVDLVHVECRDVETVWEAIKMLRVRGAPAIGIAAGYGVIVGLQTATEASPEEFEARFHEVVEYLAGSRPTAVNLFWALDRLKATYAAEKAAGKSPAEIHQALLAEARFIHEDDRQVCRAIGRHGSELIQSGNGILTHCNAGGLATADYGTALAVMFTCHDQGKAIHVYVDETRPLLQGSRLTAWELVQREIPATLICDNMAAQVMKEGRVNAVITGADRIAANGDSANKIGTYGVALLAKAHGIPFYIAAPISTFDLTLPNGDGIPIEQRDAVEIIHGMGKQTAPENVQVYNPAFDVTPAELIAGIITEKGVISPVTPENIAQTIGGYHPSGPPLP
- the glnA gene encoding type I glutamate--ammonia ligase, translated to MTPKEVLALCRENDVKAVDFRFMDFPGLWQHFTIPVNHLSEDTFEDGLGFDGSSIRGWQAINESDMLVVPQPDTAFVDPFTQLPTLVLICNIQDPITREDYSRDPRNVCRKAANYLKSTGIADTCFIGPEAEFFVFDDVRFDQRPQHGFYYIDSVEGEWNRGRDEGPNLGYKLRHKEGYFPVPPADSLMDLRNEMMQTMIECGLNVEAQHHEVSTAGQCEIDMRFNEMVKMADDLLIYKYVIKNVAKRNNRTATFMPKPVFSDNGSGMHTHFSFWKDNEPLFAGSGYAGLSETALYAIGGLLKHAPAVLAFTNPTTNSYKRLVPGYEAPVNLAYSQRNRSASCRIPMYSPSPKAKRVEFRCPDPTCNPYLAFAAITMAAIDGIQNKIDPGQPLDKDIYDLPPEEAAAVPKTPGSLDEALDALAADHEFLLRGDVFTKDVIETWIEYKRKNEADAIRLRPHPYEFCLYYDI
- a CDS encoding MMPL family transporter translates to MFFQKLGKFVVRYPVAILCFWTVLTLVAALLPPHWNDVTLDGDLAFLPAGMPSVEAERLFREAFPHRQAKSQLVFAISRKDQPLTEDDLRLADNMASPLQNAQGVMLYREAISDETNQQKQPDGKLPPQVQYAIDAWDESALLDRKNWQPLWNMAYANQQVGDVDEAQQYQYQATFIHPELKDETLGLVPESVFNWNQFDVLTRHTEIRGGMLTSKNGHAVLIVVESRNEFMATDNIRVLQEATQYVETWRTRAQEAGLTHLDIGVTGNAAIGGEMLMAAKESIANTELYTILLVIIILLLIYRTPMLLTVPLLSIAVSFIISSWLVALLTQVHLLPGMEWFDFKVFKTSRIFIVVILFGAGTDFCLFLIGRYREELANCRDHDSAIARALAGVGEALTASAMTTVVGLGMMFFADFEKYRNSGPAIGLCLLITLLTCLTLAPAIMRFMGQIMFWPWGDTQAFVEKSRPVSAGWWDRISQLVCSRPGLTLTVVVLLLGIVGFPSLYKRITTGRAVEVSYDLFGDLDDDRMAKQTALRIRDYFPLGESGPLTIMAMNSAGQFTETEGQSITNQLAETIFETDSKVERVFTIEQPLGDRPANFSVSSRGLNKWTLRKHRRTKEFFLAQDPALSGKITLFRVLTDRNPFSNDAIKLMDNIEANLHEKIALLPPPWNETKIYIQGTTPSIRDLMKVTTQDQKRIELGVIVAVFFVLLVILRRPMTCAYMILSVLFSYYVTLGITELFFRTVYADTYQALDWKVPLFLFVILAAIGQDYNVYLATRVFEEQKKLGQREGLLRGMVTTGGIITSCGLVMAGTFASMCMGTLLGVIEIGFALTVGVLLDTFVVRTIMLPCFLALMNRFSREEPQALAGQPPEENLPV